The Thermodesulfobacteriota bacterium genome contains the following window.
CTCCTCGCTGATGGTGGCCTTGTCCACCAGGAGGCTGCCCTTGTGGTCGAACATCCAGCCCACGCAGCCGAACTCGCCCAGATTGCCGCCGTGCTTGGAGAAGAAGTGGCGGACATCGGCCACCGTGCGGTTGCGGTTGTCGGTCATGGTCTCGACCAGCACCGCCACCCCGCCCGGGCCGTAACCTTCGTAGGTGATCTCCTCGTAGACCGCCCCGTCCAGCTCGCCGGTGCCCCGCTTGATGGCCCGGTCGATGTTCTCCTTGGGCATGTTCTCGGTCTTGGCCTCGAGAACCGCGGCCCGCAGCCGGGGGTTGCCGGTCGGGTCGCCGCCGCCGGCCCGGGCCGCCACGGTGATCTCCCGGATGAGCCGGGTGAAGATCCGGCCCCTTTTGGCGTCGATGGCGCCCTTTTTCCGTTTGATCGTGCTCCACTTCGAATGTCCAGACATCTAATCCTCCTTCACAAATCCGGTGCCGAGGACAAAGACCTCCCGGCTTTCGCTCCGGGAGGCCTTGGGCTTGACGATCCGCACCTGGGTGAATCTCGTTCTGACTGCCGCAACGAAGCTGTCGAGATCTTCGCCCTGGAAGACCTTGCAGTAGAGGCTGCCGCCGGGCCGCAACAGGGCCGCCGCCACCTCCAGGGCCCGGCTGGCCAGTCGGACCGACTGGAAATGATCGACGTCCTTGCGGCCGGTGGTTCGGGGCCCGAGATCACTCAGGATTACGTCGAACTGCGGGCAGCGCTCCGCGAGCCTGGGCACGAGATCCGGGTCGAAGACATCGCAGGTCAGCGCCTCGACGGGGGCGGCTTCCGGGCCGGGATCCGGCGGGCGGCCGCTCTCCCGGTCCACCCCCACCACCTGGCCGCTGCGGCCCACGGTACGGGCTGCGAAAAGGCTCCAGCTGCCGGGCTGGCAGCCGAGATCCAACACCCGGGCGCCGGTCGAAAGCAGGCGGTAACGGGTTTGAACCTCGTCGAGCTTGTAGACCGAGCGGGCCGGGTAGCGCTCCTTCTTGGCCTTGTGGAAGTAGTAGTCCTGGACCTTGCGCATGTGCCCACCCAGGCTTGCAGGCATGGCGCCGCACCCGGCCCAGGAAATCCGGCGCCACCGCCGGAGGATGGATCGGCCAGCGCATCGGCTGGCGCCGCCGAAAGGATCCCGCCGGAAAGCACCCGCGGCACCGGCGCGACGTGGCCACACGGTCGGCCGCCGCACAGAACAACGGCCGAAGATACCCCATGCCCCCGCTTTTTCAAGGGGGAATGGCGCCGGCCAGGCTCAGCGCCAGCCACCCTCCCGGCCACCCGACGGCGAGCGGGGAGGTCCGGTCCGGGGGGGCCGGCCGCCGGTCTTGGGCATGGCACGGATGATCGCCCGCAGCACCCGGTTGACGGCCTCCGAAGAGGGAAAGACCTCTGCCACGTCCGGGTCCAGGCTGACCACCGTGCCGTTGTCGCTGGCGCCGGGATAGCGCTCCGGTCGGGTCTTGCGGCGATCGAACCGCTCGTGGGGCCGCTGCTCATCCGGCCAGGGCCGCGTCCGCTCCGGACGGAAGCCCTCGCCCTGACCGGCGAAGCGGTCCGGCCGCGGCCGGCGACGGGGGAGGCGATCAGCCACCGCGGGCTGCTCCTGGACCGGCTCGCTCCGCTCAGGCTTGGCCTCCTGCGGCTCCTCCCCCGGACGGTCGGCCTTGCGCTTGCGCCGCACAGTGGGGCGCTCCGGTTGCGGCTCCTCCGCCCAGGGGCGGTCCTTGTCGTTGCTGCTGGCCTTCTTCATGGCATGGTCTTCCTTCGGAGGTGTGGGATGGTCAGGGAGCCGGCGAGCCGGTGAGGTCGGCCGGGGGCCGGCGCCCGCGGGACAGTTGGTCCTGCTCTGGTTGATGACGGGGGCCACGGCGGGGCATGCCGGCCGGGACATGGTGGCTCTGTGTGAAGCCGGTCGAGGGTCGTCTCCCTGAAGGTCCGGGGGAGGGGCGGCAGGCGGTCCCGGTGCCGTGTCCGGCAGGGGGAGCGGCGAGAGCCGGTGGTGCCTTCATCGACCCCTGCACAAGAGGTCGCATGTTTCGGGCCGGCGGTCAACCGATATAAGCAGGATGGATGGCGCCGGATGGCGCCGGCGATGGGCCGGCCCGCCCGCGACCGGCGCGCCGGCCACGGGCGGATAAGCCGGGGGGGCCTCAGATCATGAAGGTCTTGTCATGCTCGGCCAAAAGATCGATATACTCGGGCGCGGCTTTGAGCTCACAGCCCGTGATGAACTCCTCCGGGTCCAGGAGCCGCTTGTCGACGCAGGCCTTGCAGACATAGATCGGCGTGCCGTTCTTGCTCAGGTAGTCGAGCTGGGCCTTCATGGTCTCCCGGGTGGTGGTGGAGAAGTCGTCGCTGATGCCGAACTGGGCCCAAAACACGCCATCCTCCAGAAGGAAGATCGAAACATCGTGCCCCTTCTCCTTGGCCACCTTGGCAAAGTGAAAGGCGCGAGCCACCATCATTCCGTCCTGGATGCCCTTGGAGATCGTGAACAGCATCTTGGCCATGGTGCGTAATCCTCCTTCGTCCGCGGTAAAGGTGAGAAAAATGGCCGGGGATGGCCGGCCCGGCCGGTCATCCCCGGAAGCAGTCCTCGCGGTTTGGCAGCCGGCGATAGACTAGCCGGTGCTAGTTACCAGATTGCGCGCCAATTGACAACCACAATATTGAGGATCAGGGGAAATTTGTGCTGCGGAAAGGCTGCGCCGCGCTGGCTGTCAGCAAAGCAGCTAGGCGACCATCCGCGGCCAGCAGGCTCACCAGTTGGCGGTGACCGGCCGGCAGCGCCAGGGAGGCCAAGTCCGTGGCGGTGACCCAGCGATACTCCTGGGCTGCGTGCAGGACCACCCGCGGCTCGGCTGCGAGGAGCCGGCACGAGAAGCAGTGCTGGGTGACCCGGTAGCGGGTGTAGGTGTGGCGCACCACGGCAAGAGGCGCCAGCTCGCCCACGGCAAGCTCGGTCTCCTCGGCGAATTCCCGCACCAGGGCCGCCGCCGCCGATTCCCCGTCCTCGATCTCGCCGCCGGGCAGCTCCCAGAGGTTGGCCCACACTCCCACCGCCGGCCGCTTCTGGACAAAGACCCGGCCCTGGTGCACCAGCATGCCCGTGGCCATGATGATGGGGATCGTCCGCGGTCGGCCGGCCCGGCCCGGCCGCTCATGGATGGTGTCCCGGGCCCGGGCCAGGCAGAACGAGGCCACCGGGCAGACCGGGCAGCGGGGCCGCCGGGGCAGGCAGACCAGGGCCCCCAGCTCCATCAGGGCCTGGTTGAAAGCCCGGGGCGCGGTTGCCGGCAGGAGCTCGCCGGCCAGCTCCCAGACGCCTTCCTTGAAGGCGGGATCGCTCGCCCGCCCCGGCAGATCGAAGAGCCGGGCCAACACCCGGATCACATTGCCATCCACCGCCGGAAAAGGGGCATCAAAGGCGATGCCCATGATGGCACCGGCGGTGTAGCGGCCGATCCCCGGCAAGGCCAGGAGGGCCTGGTGGTCGGCGGGAATCTGGCCGCGGAAGCGCTCCACCAGGATGCGGGCGCAGGCCATGAGCTGCCGGGCCCGGCGGTAGTAGCCCAGGCCCTCCCAGGCCTTGAGCACCTCCTCCTCGGAGGCGGCGGCCACCGCCGCGGCGTCCGGAAAGAGGGCCAGCCAGCGCTGGAAGTAGACTACCGCCCGCTCCATCCGGGTCTGCTGGAGCATGATCTCCGAAATCCAGACCTGATACGGATCGTAGGTGCGGCGCCAGGGCAGATCGCGGCCATGGGCCGCGAACCAGTCCAGGAGGGACGAAACGAGACGGTGACGATTCATGGTGCAGCCAGGGAAACGCGCCCGTCCGGCGCAATGGCGGCGCCGGGTGGGCTCCTCCAGGAGGATCGACCACCAGCGACCGCGCATCCAGGACCGCAAGCCTCCAAGGGGCGTCCCCTCGGCGCCTGGCCGGGCGGCTCTACGCCTCCTTGTCCAGGGCCTCCAGGAGTCTCCGTGGACCGAACCGGTACAAGGCCGCGCCTTCCGCCTTCATCCTTCATTGAGAACGTCAAGGTAGCGGTCGTAGACAAAGAGCCGGTTCCTGCGCTTGCCGGTCAGCTCGCGCACGGTCCCGAGGTCAGCGAGGAGCTCCATGGCCGACGAGGCGGCCGGGAACGACAGGCCCGTGCTGCGGCAGACCTCGGGCATGGAGAGGATGGGGCGCGCCTTGAGCGCATCGTGCACGCGCAGCGCCGAGCCGGCCCGGCGGCCGCTGGGCTCGATCCGGGACCGGTCGGTCTTGAACATCTCGGCCAGCCGCTGGGCTGTGGAGACCGCGCCTTCGGCGGTCTGGCGCACGCCTTCCAGAAAAAAGGCGAGCCACGCCTCCCAATCGCCGGTGCGGCGTACCCGGTCGAGCAGCTCATAGTAGGTGGCCCGGTTCTGCTTCAGGTAGAGGCTCAGGTACAGGAGCGGCTCGCGCAGCAAGCCGGCGTGGCAAAGCAGGAAGGTGATGAGCAGCCGCCCCACGCGGCCGTTGCCGTCCAGAAACGGGTGGATGGTCTCGAACTGAACGTGCGCCAGCGCGGCCCGCACCAGCACCGGCAGCCCGTCGCTCTCGGCGTGCAGGAACCGCTCGACCGCCGACATGCACTCGGGCACTGCCGTGTGGGGCGGGGGCACGAAGACCGCGTTGCCCGGCCGGCTGCCGCCGATCCAGTTCTGCGAGCGCCGGAGCTCGCCCGGCTCCTTGCCGCTGCCCCGGCCGCGCGAGAGCAGCACACCGTGGATCTCCCGGAAGAGGCGGTTGGAGAGGGGAAAGCCTTCCCGCAGGCGCCTAAGCCCGTGGTTCAGGGCCGCGATGTAGTTTGACACCTCGACGACGTCATCGAGGGGAACCCCCGGCGCCTCTTCAAGCTCAAAGAGCAGCAGGTCCGAGAGCGACGACTGCGTCCCCTCGATCTGGGAGGAGAGCACAGCCTCCTTGCGCACGTAGGCATAGAGGAAAAGCGCCATATCGGGCAGAAGGACGGATACGCCGTCGAGGCGCCCGACCGCGAGCACGGCGGATTCCAGTGCCCGCTGGAGCCCGCCATCGAACATGAGCGGCGGGTTCGGGGGCAGAGGTGCCGGCACAAAGGCGCGGACCTGTTCCCCGCCGACGCTTGTGACTTCGTACCGGCCGGTCTCCCCGCGCTCCATGGAGCTCGCCCCTCCTGTTCACGAAAACTGAATAGGCCCAACTGCTATTAAGATTTCAGGGGTGAAGTTTAACCAAGACTCCTTTCCCACGCCACCGCATCTTCAGCCCCTTCTGGTCGCCCCGACGCCGGCCGGCCGCCAGACGCCCTACGCCGCCCGATTCACGTCGGCATCGAGCAGATAGGCCATCAGGACCCGACCCCCAGGCTGTGGCCGAGCTGGTGGAAGGTGGCCATCTTCCGGAAGCCGAGGAGACGGAAGGCCTCCGTGAACGACGAACGGCCTTCCAGGGTGCTGATCACCAACGCTCGAGCGAAACGCTTGCTCGCCCGCGCCCCCTCCGGTGCCTCTCGATGCCCTGGGCAAGGGCCGCGCCCGAGAACCGAGCCACCCGTAGCCGCGGGTAGTCGAGGCGTGGCTTGCGCGCCTCGGCGGGCAGGGCGATCCACACCTCGGCGGGGTTCTGGGTCGTCAGCCCATGAAAGCGCAGGGCGGTGAGCAGGCAAAAGACCCCGGAGGGCACGCGCTTGCCGACCTGGGCGAGGGTGTGCTCGGCGGTCAGCAGGTGCCGACTCGCCACATAAATTCCGCGGGCCTGCCGCTCCACCCATTTCCAGCCGTCACTCCACCCGCCCGCCTGTCACCTCCGCCAGCATGCGGACGATGTCGTGCTCGATGGCCCGGATATCGGCCTCGATCTCCGCCAGGGGGCGGGGCGGCGTATACCGGTAGAAGTAGCGGTTCGCGCAGCTCCGGATCGGGCTCGGGGCTGCCGTCCGGGTGGCGGCAGATCGCGGCGGTCTCGTCCCGCTCCGCCAGGGCGGAGAGGATCGCCTTCCGGGCCGGTGCCGGCAGCCTCAGGCCGGCCTTGCGGGCGGCGTTATCGAGGGCGCGCTCGAAATCGCCGCGATCCCGGAACACGGTGCCCGGGAGCCGGGTCACGAGGTTGCGGATCGCCGCCTGGAGCGCCCGGCCCTCCGCCTCTTCCTTTGCACCGGCCGTGCCCTTCTTCTTCGACTGCGCCAGGGCCTGGAACCTCTTCTCCTCCGCAAGCCGCGCGATCCGCGCAGGCGCCGCCTGGAAGTTGAGCCGCAGCGGCCGCTCCACGGTGATCTTGCGGAAGCCGAAGTGGGTGGTCGGAAAGATGCGGCTGACCACGACCTCGTCATCCTGGCCGTTCTTGGCGAGCCGGCGGGTGTCGCCGTCCCGGCAGTCGGCGAGGATGGTGACGATGTCCTGGGCCCGGTCGGGCGGGATCTCCCGGCGCTTGTCGCCGAGGCTTTTTCGCATCGGCACCCAGAAGGCGGTGGCGTCGATGAGCTGGACCCTGCCCCGGCGTGCTTCCGACTTGCGGGTGGTCACCACCCAGACGTAGGTGGCGATCCCCGTGTTGTAGAAGAGCTGCTCGGGAAGCGCGATCAGGGCCTCCAGCAGATCGTGCTCCAGGATATGGCGGCGGATCTCGCTCTCGCCGCGCCGGCGTCACCCGTGAAAAGCGGCGAGCCGTTCATGATGATGGCGATGCGCGAGCCGCCTTCCCTGGGCTCCTTCCCGTGGGCGAGCATGTGCAGGAGGAAGAGAAGCTGTGGCTCACCCGTTCACTCTCCAGACCATGATCCCGTGTTGGACCCTGCCCGATGCAGCCTCCACGAACTCTCCTCCATCCTGGGACGAGACGATACCCGAATCGGGTTCTCCCATCAAGGTGCAGGAATAACGGTAGGATAGCGGCCCAATGGGATGCCGGCAGGCCGTGATCTGTCCAGGGTCGAAGACGGACCGTTTCCAGCGCTATGCCACGGAGGCGGATCAGGACCGCAAGCCGCCTTCGGGCCAGACCCGGGGGGTGACGGGGGCGCTGCGACAGCCCCCCCGTTCCCGGCTCGCTCTTCACCGGGTCAGGATGCGGTAGATCTCCGGCAGGCGGGCGGGCAGTTTGGCGACGTCGTCGAGGACGATGGACTCGACGGCGCCGTAGAGGTGGGCGACGTAGTCCCGGGCTTGGCGGTCGATGGTGATGCCGAAGGGGTGGATGCCCCGCACCTTGGCCTCGATGAGGGCGTGGCGGGTGTCCTCGATGGCGTAATCCCCCTTGTAGTCGTCGTAGTCCTCGGGCTTGCCGTCGGAAAGGATGATGAGGAGGCGCACCCGGGCGTCGGCGGCGGCCAGCAGCCGGGTGGCGTGGCGGATGGGCGGGCCCATGCGGGTGTACTCCCGGGGGGCCAGGGCGGCGATCCGCTGCCGGACGGCGTCGCCGTATGGCTCCTCCAGGTGCTTGACGTGGAAGATTTCGGAGCGCAGGCGCCGCATGCCGGAATAACCATAGACGGCGTAGCGGTCCCCCAGCCGTTCCAGGGCCTCGCAGAGGAGCACCAGGGCCTCCTTGATGGTCGCACCCACCCAACCCTCGGTGGAGGAGGACAGGTCTACCAGAAAGCAGGTGGCGATGTCCCGCTCGTTCCGGAGCTGACGGATGAAGAGCTTCTCCGAGGGCGGCTGGCCGGCGGCCTGATCGGCCAGCATCTCGGTGACCGCATCGAGGTCGATCTCCTCCCCCTCGGTCTGGCGGCGCACGAAGCGGTAGTCAGCGCGCAGCATTTCGAACTGGCGGCGCAGGTGGACCAGAAGCCCCCGGCGGCGGGTGAGGGTCTCGGCCACGAAATCCGACTGCACCGGCGTCAGCTCTTTTTCCAGCAGCCGGCACCAGTTCCTGCGGAAGCCGGCCCGCCGATAGTCCCACTCGTCATAGGTGAGGGGACCGGTGGCCGCTTCGCCGGCAAGCGGGGCGGCCACCTCCCGGCCGACGCCCCCGGCACCGGCCATGTCGAGGGCACTTTGCACGTAAGCCGCCGGCAGGGCGCCCAGGTCGGTCGCAATCTCCCGGGCCAGGGAGCGCAGGCCCTCCGACAGCCGGACCTCCCGGTCGGCCACCTGGATCATGAGCTCCGGCTCCCGGGCCTTCGTCTCGTCCCTGGGTGCCCCCCCGGCCGCCGCCGGGACGGCCACCGCGGCGTCGCCCTGGGGTCTGGCCACTGTCGGCCCGGGAGACGGCGGCGGCAGCACCCCCAGCTCCTGGGTCAGGAGCCGGCCCAGGGCCTCCACGAACTGCTGGCGGGCTTCCTGGCGGCGGCGCAGCCGGCCCGCTGCCACCGCTGCCAGATCCGGCTCGCCCAGAAAGAGGAGCGGCGGCGGCACAAGGCCTCCCCGGGGCAGGTCGGCCAGAAGCTGGCCCAGGCCGGCGGCGACCGCCAGGCTGTCGGCGCTGGTCGCCGCCGGCTTGACCAGGCGGGCCAGGAGGCCTGCGGCCTGGCCGATCCTGGCGGCCAGCTCCGGTGGGCCCTCCCCGGCCGTGCCCAGCCCCAGGCGCCACAGGGTCTCCACCACCCCGTGCCCGGGCGCCAGCAGGGCCGGGGCCGGGCGGCCGGTGACCAGGAGCGGCCACAGCGGGGCGAGATCACTGGCCAGGCCAGGCAGCCGGCGGCCGAGCCTTGCCAGCAGGCGCCGGCCCTCGGCCAGCCAGTAACAAGCCGCGGCCAGGTCCGGCCGGCTGCTGCTGGCGAGGGCCGCCGCCAGGTCCTGATGGCTGCCGTCCGGCAACGCCGGCCAGAAGGAGCCCTCGGCGAGCATCAGCCATTGCCAGGAGGCGACCAGCTTGTAGACCAGGCGGTGGGCGGCGCCATCGGCCCCCAGATCGATCTCCGCCGGCAGGAAGATGGTGGCCACATCGGTGCCGGCCCAAGGCGCCGGGGCCAGATCGATGCTGCGGCCGGCCAGACTCCGGAGATACGGCAACAGCCGGCCGGCCACTGCCGGGAAGGCCACCCCGCCCCGATCCCGCAGGCGGCACAGGAAGCGGCGCTCCACCTCGGCCATGAAGAGGCGCGCCGCGGCAAGGCCGCCGCCCTCGTAGGCGTCCAGGATCCCCTTCACCCAGTCCGGCAGCTGCCGGGGGGTCAGGCAGCCCAGGGCCTGGGGCACCTCGGCCAGAAAGGCGAAGGTCAGCCCCTGGCTCACCGGCCAGATGACCGGCACCTGGTCCAGCACCGCCGCCAGCTCCGGCGGCTCCAGGGCGGCCAGCCCGCCGGCGGGCTCGTCCAGGACCCAGGAGACCGGCGGCTGTGGACCCATGCGGCGCGCCAGCTCATGGCGCACAACGGCTCGTTCCATGCTGCCTCGATGCGGGGGCTGCGGCTGACTTTCTGCCGCGCCACCACGCGCTCCTTACGGAAAGACGGCGGAGACCATCTCCTCCAGCGCGGCGAGAAGCTCGGGGTCGTCGCTGAGGGCGCCGGCCACCGCCACCCGGCAGGCGGTGCGGGCCGGGATGCCGGCGGCGATCAGCTTGCCGGCGTGAACCAAAAGACGGGTGCTGGCGCCCTCCGGCAGACCGCTGTCGGTGAGCCCGCGGGTCATGGCCGCCAGCTGCACCAGACCGGCAGCCAGGCCCTCCCCCACCCCGGTCTCGTGGCGGACGATGGCCGCCTCCCGCGCCGGGTCCGGATAGGAAAACTCCAGGGCCACGAAGCGCTGGCGGGTGGAGGGCTTGAGGTCCTTGACCACGCTCTGGTAGCCCGGGTTGTAGGACACCGCCAGCATGAACTCCGGCGGCGCCACCACCACCTGGCCGAGCTTTTCCACCGGCAGCTCCCGCCGGTCGTCGGCCAGAGGGTGGATGACCACGGTGGTGTCCTTCCGGGCCTCGACGATCTCATCGAGGTAACAGATGGCCCCCGCCCGCACCGCCATGGTCAGCGGGCCGTCGGTCCAGACCGCCTCACCGCCCTTGATGAGGAACCGTCCCACCAGGTCGGCGGTGGACAGGTCGTCGTGACAGGAGACGGTGACCAGCGGCCGGCCCAGGGACCAGGCCAGGTGCGCCATGAACCGGGTCTTGCCGCAGCCGGTGGGGCCTTTGAGGAGAAGCGGCAGCTCTTGGCGGTACGCGGTGGTGGCAATCGTGAGCTCGTCCGCCAGGGGCAGATAGTACGGCTCCTCCTGGGGAGCCTGGGTGATACGATGGTCCTGCGCGTGCATGGGCGCCTCGTCTCCAAACGATCCGGGCCGGGCCAAGCGCGGCCGCACGGCCATTCCCGTGCGGCCGCCCGCAATCACCGACCCATTCAGTGGGAATGATTATTATAATCCGACACCAGTCGCGGGCAAGGCTGGCGGCCCGCGATTTTTGCTGACGTTGCCAACCGCTCTGAAATTCGACGAGCAGGGGCGCCTGGCCAGCCTGACCGGCCCCGGCGGCGTGCGCCTCTGGCTCGATCATGATGCCAGCGGCCTGGTGACCGCCATCCGCGCCTCGGTGGCCGCCTCCCGCTGCTCGATCACGGACAAGGAGGCGTCGATCACCCGGCAGCGGTCAGCAGCGAGAGCGAGAGCGATCTGCCGGTAACCTGCGGTCAGGGGCGTAGATGACCAGGGAACCGCGCTTCTGTGCCCGGCGGACGAAGACCTGGTCCTGGATGTACTCGCGGATAGTCATGGAGCAGAAGCCCTTCGGTGGGTTGTGTCGAGCCCGTTACCCGCGGCCGCGCACAAGGCTCGTTTGGCCAATGGCAGCCCGTAACAGGCCGATTGTCCGTGCGCAACCTGTGTCGCGCCCATTTTATGCTCGCGCACATAAATTTTATGAGCGCGCTCTTAAATTACGTGCCTCGCTCATAAACGGCCGCCTTCCTCGTACCCGTTCGTCTTAGGCGCCCGGCCTCCACGAGTTGCTTGAGCAGCCGAGAGGCTTGGTGCTCTCCCAGCCGGCACAGATCCATCACGTCGCGCCGGCGGATGTTGCCGTGCTCGCGCACGTACCGCAGGACCATCTCTTCCTGCTGAATGGGCTCGAACCCGGCCTGCCGCACGTATTCGGCCTGCCGGCCGAGATTCCGGTAGACCTTGGCGCTCAGGGTGTAGGTACGGCCCCTCTTCACGCCATGGGCCTCGACCAGCCCGGCCTCCACGAGGCCTTCAAGTACTCCCCGGGCCAACGTCGAATCCTTCTGGATCGCCTTCGCCACCTGGCCCACGTCAACCCTCCGCCCCTCCCGGAGATCCGCCAGGGCGATCAGCGCGTCGAGGGCCAACGGTACGCGCCTCCGGTCTTCGTACTCCAAGATCATCCGGAGGAAGGGCACGTCGGCCTCAGCCTGGCTGAAGCGCACCACGACGCCGTTCGCATCGGACCGGCCGTAGTCGGGCGGCGGGCGGCCATAGCGCAGGAGCCCCTTGAAGATCAGATCGACCCCACGCCCCGTCCGCTCAGCAAGCCCGATGCGCTTCAAGGCGTCCGCCAGGGCCGGGTTCCTCGGCCGCGGCTCGACTGTGAGAAGGTTCTCCAGGGTCACGCCCTCCACGAACCCGCCCGGGTTGCTGACGGTGAGCCCATCGTCGTTCCAGCGCACGTGGACGGCGCCGAGCCGGGTGTAGTCCCGGTGGCACACGGCGTTGATGAACGTCTCGCGGAACGCCCTCCGGTCGAAGGTGGGGATCGGCACACGGAAAAGCCCAACCTGAATCTCCTCCTCTGTAACCCGGGTGGAGAATTGCTCTTCGATACGCTCGAAGACCCGCAGGAGGGGCCAGCGGTGGAAGTCGTTAACCCGGACCTCGGTGCCCTCCAGCACCTGGAACGCCACCTCGTGGGTGGGCAGGTGTGCGCGCAAGGACGGCTCCAGACCCAGGAGCAGCAGGCCTGTCACCGTGGGAACCCGGCGGCCCTCCTCGGTACGGACGAGCCCCAGGGCGCCGTCCAGTTCCCGGTCGCCGAGGCCCAAGAGCGCTCGATCGCCGCCGAAGCGCTCGACCATCTGCCGCAGCCGTTGCCGCTCCAAGGGGTCCAGGTCCTGCTCCGATGCCCCGGCCACGGGCAGGGCCGAGTAGTCCAGGAGCCCGAGGTCGGACTGGCGCGAGGCGAACTCATGGGGAAGGAAGGGTACGCACTCGGGACTGCCGTCGGCCTTGAGCCTGCGGCGCTGGAGGAGGCCGTCCGCTGTGGCGACGAGCCGGTGCGACTTGGGGACCTCGATGCGCGCCACCAGGGTGCCAGCTTCCTCCACGGCGGTCACCCGTACCGACACCGGCGGCACGGTGCGATTGGCGATCAGGGCGGCCAGCCCCGTGAGGTTCAGGTGTTCGGCGTGGAGGCCGGTGATCTGCCCGTCTTTCTCGACGCCGAGGTACAGTTCGCCACCGTCGGTGTTGGCGAGACAGACCACGGCGGCGGCGAGGTCGGCGTCGCGCAGCCGCTTCGCGTCGCTCTTGAGCTCCACGGTCATCGACTCGTGCTCGGGAATCGTGCGCCTCATGAGAGTTCGCTCTCGCCCAACAATGTCGACTTCTTCCGCCCCCGCTTCCCCTTCGGCTTCGGCGGCGCGACCTGGCAGAGGTGCTCCAGGCCGTGGGCGATGGCGATGGAGCGGTCCTTCTTGCAGGCGTCCTCTACCGCTTGAGCCAGATGATGTAGGCCAGGTGGGCCCAGTCGTGGTCGCCCTTGGCCAGCTTCTCCCAGCAGGCCTTCAGGTCCTTCTGCCACTTGGGCAGGCGGAAGAGCTTCCACAAGGGGCTCGCGGTGATGAGCACGCCGTCGTTCAGGTTCGGCTTCCAGGGGAGCTTGATGACGCGCTCGATCTCGGCCCGGAGGTCCTCCATCTCCTTCTCCAGGTCCAGCAACTCCTCCAGCCGGGCACGGGGGCCCGTGCCCTCGCGCAGGCCGGCGATCTCGGCCCGCACGACCTTGAGCTTCGGGGCCACGAAGTCGGCCAGGGCGGTGTGCAGGGTCTGGTCGGTGAGGCGGTGGTAGTAGAGCCAGAGGGTGTAGGAGCCCTTGGCTGTGGAGAGGGGCCAGTAGATCGGGGCCTGGCGGCGGCTCTTGGAGTAGCGCTTCAGATGGTCGGCGAAGAAGCCGGAGGGGCGCCGGAACCACTCGCGCAGGGTCTTCACGTCCAGCAGGTCACAAGCCTCGTGCTCAATCCCGTCGGCGCGGTCTTTCCAAACCACCTCAAGGACCTCGCGTACACGGGCGACGATGTCCTCAGGGTGGTGCTCGTCGTCCGCGAGCATACCGTCCCAGGCCACATCGAGCGGGTAACTACCTTCGGCCCGCAGCCGGCGCCCGCTCTCCGGTGAGAGCGGCAGGCCGTCTTCTCCTTGAAGCATCGCAGGCGGACAGATCGGTGTTCTTGCCGGCATTAGCGGCCGAGATCCGCCACCAGAAGAAGCCGGGCTGTCAGTCAGCGTCCTCGTCATCTGTTCCAATAGAGTACTCCGTCAAGATGTTGAGGAAATCAGTCTTCCCGGCATAGTCCAAGTAACCAATGGTGCCCGTGATGATCTCTTTGGCCTTGATGTATCGATTCTGCGGCATCG
Protein-coding sequences here:
- a CDS encoding VWA domain-containing protein; the encoded protein is MERAVVRHELARRMGPQPPVSWVLDEPAGGLAALEPPELAAVLDQVPVIWPVSQGLTFAFLAEVPQALGCLTPRQLPDWVKGILDAYEGGGLAAARLFMAEVERRFLCRLRDRGGVAFPAVAGRLLPYLRSLAGRSIDLAPAPWAGTDVATIFLPAEIDLGADGAAHRLVYKLVASWQWLMLAEGSFWPALPDGSHQDLAAALASSSRPDLAAACYWLAEGRRLLARLGRRLPGLASDLAPLWPLLVTGRPAPALLAPGHGVVETLWRLGLGTAGEGPPELAARIGQAAGLLARLVKPAATSADSLAVAAGLGQLLADLPRGGLVPPPLLFLGEPDLAAVAAGRLRRRQEARQQFVEALGRLLTQELGVLPPPSPGPTVARPQGDAAVAVPAAAGGAPRDETKAREPELMIQVADREVRLSEGLRSLAREIATDLGALPAAYVQSALDMAGAGGVGREVAAPLAGEAATGPLTYDEWDYRRAGFRRNWCRLLEKELTPVQSDFVAETLTRRRGLLVHLRRQFEMLRADYRFVRRQTEGEEIDLDAVTEMLADQAAGQPPSEKLFIRQLRNERDIATCFLVDLSSSTEGWVGATIKEALVLLCEALERLGDRYAVYGYSGMRRLRSEIFHVKHLEEPYGDAVRQRIAALAPREYTRMGPPIRHATRLLAAADARVRLLIILSDGKPEDYDDYKGDYAIEDTRHALIEAKVRGIHPFGITIDRQARDYVAHLYGAVESIVLDDVAKLPARLPEIYRILTR
- a CDS encoding CbbQ/NirQ/NorQ/GpvN family protein; the encoded protein is MHAQDHRITQAPQEEPYYLPLADELTIATTAYRQELPLLLKGPTGCGKTRFMAHLAWSLGRPLVTVSCHDDLSTADLVGRFLIKGGEAVWTDGPLTMAVRAGAICYLDEIVEARKDTTVVIHPLADDRRELPVEKLGQVVVAPPEFMLAVSYNPGYQSVVKDLKPSTRQRFVALEFSYPDPAREAAIVRHETGVGEGLAAGLVQLAAMTRGLTDSGLPEGASTRLLVHAGKLIAAGIPARTACRVAVAGALSDDPELLAALEEMVSAVFP
- a CDS encoding ATP-binding protein → MRRTIPEHESMTVELKSDAKRLRDADLAAAVVCLANTDGGELYLGVEKDGQITGLHAEHLNLTGLAALIANRTVPPVSVRVTAVEEAGTLVARIEVPKSHRLVATADGLLQRRRLKADGSPECVPFLPHEFASRQSDLGLLDYSALPVAGASEQDLDPLERQRLRQMVERFGGDRALLGLGDRELDGALGLVRTEEGRRVPTVTGLLLLGLEPSLRAHLPTHEVAFQVLEGTEVRVNDFHRWPLLRVFERIEEQFSTRVTEEEIQVGLFRVPIPTFDRRAFRETFINAVCHRDYTRLGAVHVRWNDDGLTVSNPGGFVEGVTLENLLTVEPRPRNPALADALKRIGLAERTGRGVDLIFKGLLRYGRPPPDYGRSDANGVVVRFSQAEADVPFLRMILEYEDRRRVPLALDALIALADLREGRRVDVGQVAKAIQKDSTLARGVLEGLVEAGLVEAHGVKRGRTYTLSAKVYRNLGRQAEYVRQAGFEPIQQEEMVLRYVREHGNIRRRDVMDLCRLGEHQASRLLKQLVEAGRLRRTGTRKAAVYERGT